One genomic window of Candidatus Nitrospira inopinata includes the following:
- a CDS encoding glycoside hydrolase family 57 protein, whose product MKRAHVCFLWHMHQPYYTDPVTGLASMPWVRLHATKAYYDMAHLLEQFPAVRATFNFTPSLLLQLQESGEGAVRDLFLEHAQRPASELTEEEQAFIVRHFFSANWSTMVRPYRRYHELLVKRGLDVRGQDLIHLARRFSTQDLLDLQVWHNLAWFGYGAVQRYPRLAALRNKNRGYTEQDKQEVLALQRTVIQEVVPRYRALLERGQIEISTTPFFHPILPLVIDTEITRRARPDLPLPARFHAPEDAETQLRMAVDFHRRIFGRPPVGLWPSEGSVCPELLPLAHHVGLRWLATDEGILARSLEMEGRPWNRRSALYRPYQAGTPGQELSLVFRDRELSDAFGFVYYRTTPESAAEDVGRRLAQIIQEAEQESIVIPVILDGENPWEHYHDGGERFLSLLYTMLSSQRLDQGPDAIVQASTVSEAIRAVPPVHHLSSLHSGSWINTDFKIWIGHEEDNRAWNLLGYTRSRLAAVAPTLPSDRAEAAWRELYAAEGSDWFWWYGDDFETDFKMEFDRLFRTHLRNVWHHMGLTPPDELSHPIVHLALQSETDVVTQPVALLTPTIDGLVTDFFEWRGAGSINTRPPLGAMWKAEGLFTAIRFAWSSDGLFFRFDFDPSAADRGGALRAEITIKSPGSTFRLTFSLEEAGPDHFVLTRSEKPDSWVEVGAYSSISRKKILELMVPRKDLGLDHGQELSLSIVVLEHGLEVARYPRQRPATLTVPGPEFDAAFWRV is encoded by the coding sequence ATGAAACGCGCCCACGTCTGTTTCCTTTGGCACATGCACCAGCCCTACTATACCGATCCGGTAACCGGGTTGGCGAGCATGCCGTGGGTCCGCCTGCACGCGACCAAAGCCTACTATGACATGGCTCATCTCCTGGAGCAATTTCCCGCCGTACGCGCGACCTTCAACTTCACTCCCTCCCTGCTCTTACAGCTTCAAGAGAGCGGCGAAGGCGCCGTGCGTGATCTGTTTCTTGAACATGCACAACGACCGGCCTCGGAACTGACCGAAGAGGAACAAGCCTTCATCGTTCGCCATTTCTTTTCCGCAAACTGGTCCACCATGGTGCGCCCCTATCGACGCTACCATGAGCTGTTGGTCAAACGGGGCTTGGACGTACGAGGACAAGACTTGATCCACCTTGCCCGCCGTTTTTCCACCCAGGACCTTCTCGACTTGCAGGTCTGGCACAACTTGGCATGGTTCGGGTACGGGGCGGTTCAACGGTATCCTCGATTGGCCGCCCTGCGCAATAAAAATCGCGGCTACACGGAGCAAGACAAACAGGAAGTGCTGGCGCTCCAGCGCACGGTCATTCAAGAGGTCGTGCCGCGCTACCGCGCCTTGCTGGAGCGGGGTCAGATCGAAATCAGCACGACGCCGTTTTTTCACCCGATTCTCCCGCTGGTCATTGACACGGAGATCACAAGGCGCGCGAGGCCGGATCTTCCGCTACCCGCACGCTTCCACGCCCCCGAAGACGCGGAAACGCAACTTCGGATGGCGGTGGACTTCCATCGCCGAATCTTCGGCCGACCGCCGGTCGGATTGTGGCCGTCGGAAGGGTCGGTCTGTCCGGAACTGCTTCCCCTCGCGCATCACGTGGGTTTGCGTTGGCTCGCCACCGACGAGGGCATTCTTGCCCGTTCATTGGAGATGGAAGGCCGCCCCTGGAACCGACGATCGGCCCTCTATCGGCCCTATCAAGCGGGCACGCCGGGTCAAGAACTGAGTCTGGTGTTCCGCGACCGGGAACTCTCGGACGCCTTCGGGTTCGTGTATTACAGAACCACGCCCGAATCGGCGGCCGAAGACGTGGGCCGCCGGCTGGCGCAGATCATTCAGGAAGCCGAGCAGGAGTCGATCGTCATCCCCGTCATCTTGGACGGAGAAAACCCCTGGGAACACTACCACGACGGCGGCGAACGCTTTCTTTCTCTGCTCTACACGATGCTGTCGTCACAACGGTTAGACCAGGGACCAGATGCTATTGTTCAGGCTTCCACCGTCTCCGAGGCGATCAGAGCCGTTCCCCCCGTCCATCATCTCTCCAGTCTGCACTCCGGCTCGTGGATCAATACGGACTTCAAAATTTGGATCGGGCACGAGGAGGACAATCGAGCCTGGAATCTGTTGGGCTACACGAGATCGAGACTGGCTGCCGTCGCTCCGACCCTCCCCTCCGACCGGGCCGAAGCCGCCTGGCGCGAGCTCTACGCCGCCGAAGGCAGCGATTGGTTCTGGTGGTACGGCGACGACTTCGAGACGGACTTCAAGATGGAATTCGATCGGTTGTTCCGCACGCACCTGCGGAACGTGTGGCACCACATGGGGCTCACGCCGCCGGATGAGCTGAGCCATCCGATTGTCCACCTCGCACTTCAGTCGGAAACCGATGTGGTCACTCAACCGGTGGCGCTCCTGACTCCCACCATCGATGGGCTGGTGACCGACTTCTTTGAATGGCGGGGAGCGGGGTCCATCAACACCAGACCGCCGCTCGGCGCCATGTGGAAAGCCGAGGGGCTCTTTACGGCCATTCGATTCGCGTGGAGTTCCGACGGGCTGTTTTTCCGATTCGACTTCGACCCATCCGCCGCCGACCGAGGGGGAGCCTTGCGGGCGGAGATCACGATCAAGAGCCCCGGTTCCACCTTTCGGCTCACGTTCTCCCTCGAAGAGGCGGGGCCCGACCATTTTGTTTTGACTCGGTCCGAAAAACCTGACTCGTGGGTGGAGGTCGGCGCCTATTCATCAATTAGTCGAAAAAAGATCCTGGAATTGATGGTGCCCAGGAAAGACCTGGGCCTTGATCACGGGCAGGAGCTGAGTCTGTCGATTGTGGTGCTGGAACATGGCCTCGAAGTCGCTCGTTACCCGAGACAGCGGCCCGCGACGTTGACCGTCCCGGGGCCTGAATTCGACGCCGCTTTCTGGCGAGTCTAG
- the galT gene encoding galactose-1-phosphate uridylyltransferase, with the protein MPDLRRDPIVGRWVIISTERNGRPHDFMRLPATRPTPSALCPFCPGQERLTPKEIMAYRPQPAEPNSPNWTVRVVPNKFPALQVEGEMGREGVGLYDRMNGIGAHEVIIETPNHTDGLAELPAKQIEDVLWAYRDRIIDLKKDIRLRYIIIFKNHGLAAGATLEHSHSQLIALPIVPTSVQDEIEGCRAHFEQKERCIYCDIIRQETGDGERIVAENPEFVCVTPFAPRFPFEMWILPKRHAGYFEEGHKTQFECLAPMLSECLRRMDKALSRPAYNFILHSSPLHERTGEFYHWHLEIIPKLTQVAGFEWGTGFYINPVSPEESAKFLRDAEI; encoded by the coding sequence ATGCCTGATCTGCGACGCGATCCCATCGTCGGCCGGTGGGTCATTATTTCGACGGAACGGAACGGCCGCCCGCACGACTTCATGCGCTTGCCGGCCACCCGGCCCACTCCCTCGGCGCTGTGTCCCTTCTGTCCGGGACAAGAGCGGCTGACGCCCAAAGAAATCATGGCCTATCGGCCGCAGCCGGCCGAGCCGAATTCCCCGAACTGGACCGTGCGCGTCGTGCCCAACAAATTCCCCGCGCTCCAAGTCGAGGGAGAGATGGGACGCGAAGGCGTGGGGCTGTACGATCGAATGAACGGCATCGGCGCCCATGAGGTCATCATCGAGACCCCCAACCACACCGACGGCCTCGCGGAGTTGCCGGCCAAACAGATTGAAGACGTGCTCTGGGCCTATCGGGATCGCATCATCGACTTGAAGAAAGACATTCGGCTTCGCTACATCATCATTTTCAAGAACCACGGCCTGGCGGCCGGCGCGACGCTGGAGCACAGCCATTCCCAGTTGATCGCCCTGCCGATCGTCCCCACCAGCGTGCAGGACGAAATCGAAGGCTGCCGGGCCCATTTCGAACAGAAGGAACGGTGCATTTACTGCGACATCATCCGACAGGAAACGGGCGACGGCGAGCGGATCGTGGCCGAAAACCCCGAATTCGTCTGCGTCACGCCGTTCGCCCCGCGCTTTCCTTTCGAGATGTGGATCTTGCCCAAGCGCCACGCCGGCTATTTCGAGGAAGGTCACAAAACACAATTTGAATGTCTGGCGCCGATGTTGTCCGAATGCCTCCGACGAATGGACAAGGCCCTCTCCCGCCCCGCGTACAACTTCATCCTCCACAGTTCGCCGCTGCACGAACGGACCGGCGAGTTTTACCACTGGCATCTGGAGATCATCCCCAAACTGACGCAGGTCGCCGGGTTTGAGTGGGGAACGGGGTTCTACATCAACCCGGTCTCGCCGGAAGAGTCGGCCAAGTTCCTCCGCGACGCGGAGATCTAG
- a CDS encoding CCA tRNA nucleotidyltransferase — protein sequence MTVSLSLEDSPSARALRIIEDKVRRAGGRTWLVGGAVRDLLLNRRPEDWDVEVTGLSLDRLDTLLRNHFAVQLVGRAFGIFKIKGLPIDVSVPSRIPADHPSVADLRNRADPAMDIDEALARRDFTINAMAWDPGTSELRDPFNGREDLASRVLRHVSDRFAEDPLRVLRGMQLAARFELAPAPETVHLCSTLSQEGQPTERIWEEWKALLLDGVKPSLGLAFLRESGWLRFYPELAALQGCPQDPTWHPEGDVWTHTLHCMDWFAAERTGHEADDLVVGLAVLCHDFGKPLATTSDGGRVTSHGHEQQGEAPTRRFLERLTNQQRLIEDVIPLVLCHLRPRQLYDAQASDAAVRKLARQAQRIDRLVRVARADHAGRPPKPFDGFPAGEWLLDRAKRLDVETQAPPPIVMGRHLLELGVRPGPDMGLLLDACYEAQLDGVFSTLEEGLAYIRTHLARPR from the coding sequence ATGACCGTCTCCCTTTCTCTTGAGGACTCACCTTCAGCCCGCGCGCTCCGTATCATCGAAGACAAGGTCCGCCGGGCCGGCGGCAGAACCTGGTTGGTCGGTGGAGCGGTCCGGGACCTGCTGCTCAATCGGCGCCCAGAGGATTGGGATGTCGAAGTCACGGGCCTCTCCTTGGACCGACTTGACACGTTGCTTCGGAACCATTTCGCGGTTCAGTTGGTCGGACGAGCCTTCGGTATCTTCAAGATCAAAGGCCTGCCGATCGACGTGTCCGTTCCGTCGCGCATCCCGGCAGACCATCCATCCGTCGCCGACCTGCGGAACCGGGCCGATCCCGCCATGGACATTGACGAAGCGCTGGCTCGCCGTGATTTCACGATCAACGCGATGGCCTGGGACCCCGGCACATCGGAACTTCGCGACCCGTTCAACGGCCGGGAGGACCTGGCCTCCCGTGTGCTGCGTCATGTCTCCGATCGATTCGCCGAGGATCCGCTGCGGGTGCTACGCGGCATGCAACTGGCGGCTCGGTTCGAGCTGGCCCCCGCCCCGGAGACGGTTCATCTTTGCAGCACTCTGTCTCAAGAGGGGCAACCCACAGAACGAATTTGGGAAGAATGGAAGGCCCTGCTGCTCGACGGCGTCAAACCGTCGCTCGGCCTCGCGTTTTTACGCGAGAGCGGTTGGCTCCGTTTTTATCCCGAGCTCGCGGCCCTTCAAGGCTGTCCGCAAGATCCGACATGGCATCCGGAAGGTGACGTGTGGACCCACACCCTGCACTGTATGGATTGGTTCGCCGCGGAGCGAACCGGTCACGAGGCGGACGATCTGGTCGTCGGGCTGGCCGTGCTCTGTCACGATTTCGGCAAGCCCCTCGCCACGACCAGCGACGGTGGGCGCGTGACCTCGCATGGGCACGAGCAGCAAGGAGAGGCGCCGACAAGGCGATTTCTCGAACGGCTCACCAACCAGCAACGACTGATCGAGGACGTGATCCCCCTTGTGCTGTGCCACCTTCGCCCTCGCCAACTCTACGACGCGCAGGCTTCCGATGCCGCCGTCAGGAAACTGGCCAGGCAGGCTCAACGCATCGACCGATTGGTGCGGGTCGCCCGGGCCGATCACGCCGGTCGCCCACCGAAACCCTTTGACGGGTTCCCGGCCGGCGAATGGCTGTTGGATCGCGCGAAACGGCTGGATGTGGAGACTCAGGCTCCTCCTCCGATCGTGATGGGTCGACATCTGCTGGAATTGGGAGTCAGGCCTGGCCCCGACATGGGCCTGCTACTCGACGCCTGTTACGAAGCTCAACTCGACGGTGTGTTCTCAACCCTCGAAGAGGGGTTGGCCTACATTCGAACACACCTTGCACGACCTCGTTGA
- a CDS encoding MoaD/ThiS family protein, translating into MRVHLSHPSRTVEIKGPKKVKDVLRELRLMSEAHLVIRGDELVTEDELLSDQDQIEIRPVISGG; encoded by the coding sequence ATGCGTGTTCACTTGAGCCATCCCTCACGAACAGTGGAAATCAAAGGTCCTAAAAAGGTCAAGGATGTGCTCCGCGAGCTCCGCCTCATGAGCGAAGCCCATTTGGTGATCCGCGGCGACGAGTTGGTGACCGAGGACGAGCTGCTTTCCGACCAAGATCAGATCGAAATTCGGCCGGTGATTTCAGGCGGGTAA
- a CDS encoding cytochrome P450, with protein sequence MSESKSFFKLADVPGGLPLVGHAGIFKNDPLRTMTEWWRSYGDALRFRLGPKTLHLFSHPELAEEILIKQTDRFVKVYDPRRPVGLALVLGNGLVTSSGEVWKRHRRIIQPIFHRARLTAMADRMVRIGEQRIAEWSERVEQPIDVAADMMALTLEVIAHTMFTTSVAHHLDRISHALRVSLRYAFDSFHNPLHPPGWLPTRRNREFHAVTTFLDGLIYDLIAERRRSGARHDDLLDRLLEARDEETGAGLTDRELRDEALTIFAAGHETTANALAWTWYLLATHPEAKARFHEELDRVLQDKRPTVEDLPNLPYTRALFDESLRLFPPVPAIQRKAAAETTVGGISLPAESIVFISISNLHRHPNYWSEPDRFAPDRWLADDHCPTRRAYLPFGAGPRACVGTHFALIEGPLLLALIGQRYDLRLAQERVEPQLMVTLRPKDGILMTRHPRLKAATSAA encoded by the coding sequence ATGTCCGAGTCAAAATCTTTTTTCAAGCTTGCGGACGTGCCGGGCGGACTGCCGCTGGTCGGCCACGCCGGCATCTTCAAGAACGATCCGCTCCGGACCATGACCGAGTGGTGGCGCTCCTACGGCGACGCGCTGCGTTTTCGGCTTGGCCCTAAGACGCTTCACCTGTTCAGTCATCCGGAGTTGGCCGAAGAGATTCTGATCAAGCAGACGGACCGGTTTGTGAAAGTGTACGATCCTCGACGGCCGGTCGGCCTCGCATTGGTTCTGGGCAACGGGCTAGTCACCAGTTCGGGAGAGGTCTGGAAGCGCCATCGCCGGATCATCCAGCCGATTTTTCATCGGGCACGGCTCACGGCGATGGCCGATCGGATGGTCCGGATCGGCGAACAGCGCATCGCCGAGTGGTCGGAGCGGGTGGAGCAGCCGATCGACGTCGCGGCCGACATGATGGCACTGACGCTCGAAGTCATCGCCCACACCATGTTCACGACCAGCGTCGCGCACCACCTTGATCGCATCAGCCACGCGCTGCGCGTGAGTTTGCGCTACGCGTTCGACTCCTTTCACAATCCGCTCCATCCCCCAGGCTGGCTGCCGACGAGGCGTAACCGAGAGTTTCATGCGGTCACGACGTTTCTGGACGGATTGATCTACGATCTGATCGCGGAACGTCGTCGAAGCGGCGCAAGGCATGACGATCTCCTTGACCGTCTGCTCGAAGCGCGTGACGAGGAAACCGGCGCCGGCCTGACCGATCGGGAACTGCGGGATGAGGCGTTGACGATCTTCGCGGCGGGACACGAGACCACCGCCAACGCGTTGGCCTGGACCTGGTATCTCTTGGCGACACACCCGGAAGCGAAGGCCCGATTTCACGAAGAACTGGATCGCGTCCTTCAAGACAAGCGGCCGACGGTGGAGGATCTGCCGAACCTGCCCTACACACGCGCGCTCTTTGACGAATCGCTGCGCCTGTTCCCTCCCGTTCCGGCCATCCAGCGAAAGGCGGCGGCCGAGACAACCGTCGGCGGGATCTCCTTGCCGGCCGAGTCGATTGTCTTCATCAGCATCTCCAATCTCCATCGGCATCCAAATTATTGGTCCGAGCCGGACCGTTTTGCCCCAGACCGATGGCTGGCCGACGACCACTGCCCGACCCGCCGGGCCTATCTCCCGTTCGGCGCGGGGCCGCGAGCCTGCGTCGGAACCCACTTTGCGCTGATCGAAGGGCCGCTGCTCCTGGCCCTGATCGGACAACGTTATGACCTCCGGCTGGCCCAAGAGCGAGTCGAGCCTCAACTCATGGTGACGTTGCGGCCCAAAGACGGCATCCTCATGACACGCCATCCGCGCCTGAAAGCGGCGACCTCCGCCGCCTAG
- a CDS encoding TolC family protein: MKVFRGFLKPSCRRQTGNGYGARLNRYGLTATSAVLWIVVLSAHALAGDQEVPLSPAEETPPVLNLSLAEAIEAALDKSPNVQLFRERIAAAHAAARVHLGALLPNVASTGRYNTQTFFLGTIGGAPVRTDPFEIVDGRASFTQSIFSLSLIERWRASRSAMQAAELDASAMEQDTVAKVALNYYEVLRNQETLEARSTNVGLYEELVAYIKSRQAGGMATGLDTARLESQLEHERQRLELARGEVDRAKFALLNSIGIGYEATLQLTDQLKPHQGTIPSVEEVMDLAAAHRPELKAQLQRIRTAELVLRSVKGERLPSMSAEGNYGLIGNKFDNNTATYNVGVQLSVPIFDGGQREGRIDQSASEFNQERYRLALIKNQIGMEVRDAIVTVKAAQEQYRIAENGLKVALKELALARERIRTLSSNTLELSNALFSVVRAKDNMIDALFRVNASRVNLARAQGQVDQLRN; this comes from the coding sequence ATGAAAGTGTTTCGAGGCTTCTTGAAACCTTCTTGCAGACGGCAAACAGGAAACGGATATGGCGCCAGGCTCAACCGGTATGGCCTGACGGCGACGTCGGCCGTCCTGTGGATCGTGGTTCTGTCGGCCCATGCCTTGGCGGGGGATCAGGAAGTCCCCTTGTCGCCGGCGGAGGAGACGCCGCCGGTGCTGAATCTGTCGCTGGCAGAGGCGATCGAGGCGGCGTTGGACAAGAGTCCGAACGTCCAATTGTTTCGGGAACGCATCGCGGCGGCGCACGCCGCGGCGCGCGTTCACTTGGGAGCGTTGTTGCCCAACGTCGCGTCCACCGGCAGATACAACACGCAAACGTTTTTTCTGGGCACCATCGGCGGGGCGCCGGTGCGGACCGATCCGTTCGAGATCGTCGACGGCCGCGCGTCGTTCACCCAATCGATTTTCAGCTTGAGCCTCATTGAACGGTGGCGGGCTTCCCGTTCCGCGATGCAGGCGGCGGAGCTGGACGCGTCGGCCATGGAGCAGGATACCGTCGCGAAGGTGGCCTTGAATTACTACGAAGTGCTGCGCAATCAGGAGACGTTGGAGGCCCGATCGACCAACGTCGGTTTGTACGAGGAACTGGTGGCGTACATCAAAAGCCGGCAGGCGGGAGGCATGGCGACCGGTTTGGACACGGCGCGGTTGGAGAGCCAATTGGAGCACGAACGGCAGCGGCTTGAGCTGGCAAGGGGAGAAGTGGATCGGGCAAAATTCGCCCTGCTCAATTCGATCGGCATCGGATACGAGGCGACGCTCCAACTGACGGATCAACTGAAGCCGCACCAAGGGACGATTCCGTCGGTGGAAGAAGTCATGGATCTGGCCGCAGCCCATCGGCCGGAATTGAAGGCCCAATTGCAACGGATCAGAACCGCGGAATTGGTTCTTCGATCCGTCAAGGGCGAGCGGCTTCCCTCGATGTCGGCGGAAGGAAACTACGGTCTGATCGGAAACAAATTCGACAACAACACCGCCACCTACAACGTCGGCGTCCAGCTCTCGGTTCCGATTTTCGACGGCGGACAGCGGGAGGGCCGGATCGATCAAAGCGCAAGCGAGTTCAACCAGGAACGGTACAGGCTGGCGTTGATCAAAAATCAGATCGGCATGGAAGTGCGGGACGCGATCGTGACGGTAAAGGCCGCGCAGGAACAATACCGCATCGCGGAAAACGGGTTGAAGGTCGCGCTCAAGGAACTGGCGTTGGCCCGCGAACGGATCAGAACGTTGAGCTCCAATACGCTGGAACTGTCGAACGCCTTGTTTTCCGTCGTGCGGGCGAAGGACAACATGATCGACGCCCTGTTCCGCGTCAACGCCTCCCGCGTCAATCTGGCCAGGGCTCAAGGACAGGTGGATCAGCTCCGGAACTAG
- a CDS encoding ArsB/NhaD family transporter: MSDMTLALLIFGVAYVAIITERIHKTIVALGGAALMIGLGVVSQDEAFYSHEFGVDYNVVFLLIGMMVIINIVRETGLFEVLAIWAAKTAKARPFRLMVLLAVLTAGLSAMLDNVTTVLLMAPVTLAISKRLELNPITFLLCEAMSSNIGGTATLVGDPPNIMISSKADLGYLDFLLVLGPVAVAIMGTFLGVMWVMFGRRMTVDPHLRESVMALNPKDAIRDQGLLRRCLWALGAVNLGFCFHSFVHLEPATVALLGASAFMLLGHARNRSNETEEMTYLAEVEWKTIFFFIGLFILVGSLVKVGAIRFLAERLVHLTEGNMVGATFAVLAGSAVLSAFVDNIPYVAAMNPLIVDLARSLHPEIADYTTLVHQPDIIPLWWALALGACLGGNGTIIGASANVVIVDIARKAGYRITFWQFFKLGFPVMVGSIAISAIYLWFLFLR; the protein is encoded by the coding sequence ATGTCCGACATGACGTTGGCGTTGCTGATTTTCGGCGTGGCCTATGTGGCCATCATTACGGAGCGGATCCACAAGACCATCGTGGCGTTGGGCGGCGCGGCCTTGATGATCGGGCTCGGCGTCGTGTCGCAGGACGAAGCGTTCTACTCGCACGAATTCGGAGTGGACTACAACGTGGTCTTTCTGCTGATCGGGATGATGGTCATCATCAACATCGTCCGGGAGACGGGGCTGTTCGAAGTGCTGGCGATTTGGGCGGCCAAGACGGCCAAGGCGAGGCCGTTTCGGCTCATGGTGCTGTTGGCCGTTTTGACGGCCGGCTTGTCGGCGATGCTCGACAACGTGACGACCGTTCTGCTGATGGCTCCGGTGACCTTGGCCATCAGCAAGCGCCTGGAGCTGAACCCGATCACGTTTCTCTTGTGCGAGGCGATGTCGTCTAACATCGGGGGCACCGCCACGCTGGTCGGCGATCCCCCCAACATCATGATTTCGAGCAAAGCGGATTTGGGCTATCTGGACTTTCTGCTGGTTCTGGGGCCTGTGGCGGTGGCGATCATGGGAACGTTTCTGGGAGTGATGTGGGTGATGTTCGGCCGCCGAATGACCGTCGATCCGCACTTGCGCGAATCGGTGATGGCGCTGAATCCCAAGGACGCGATCCGTGATCAAGGGCTGTTGCGTCGCTGCCTGTGGGCGCTGGGCGCGGTCAATCTCGGCTTTTGTTTCCATTCGTTCGTCCATCTGGAACCGGCGACCGTCGCGTTGCTGGGCGCGAGCGCCTTCATGCTGCTCGGCCACGCCCGCAACCGATCAAACGAAACCGAGGAGATGACCTACCTGGCGGAGGTCGAATGGAAGACGATCTTTTTCTTTATCGGGCTCTTTATCTTGGTCGGGAGCCTCGTCAAAGTCGGAGCGATTCGCTTTCTGGCCGAGCGGTTGGTGCATCTCACGGAAGGCAACATGGTCGGCGCCACCTTTGCCGTGCTGGCGGGGTCGGCCGTCCTCTCCGCGTTCGTGGACAATATCCCCTACGTCGCGGCGATGAATCCGCTGATCGTCGATCTGGCCCGGTCTCTTCATCCCGAGATCGCCGACTACACCACCTTGGTGCATCAGCCCGATATCATTCCCCTCTGGTGGGCGCTGGCGCTGGGGGCCTGTCTCGGCGGAAACGGCACGATCATCGGCGCGAGCGCGAACGTCGTCATCGTGGATATCGCGCGCAAGGCGGGCTATCGCATCACTTTTTGGCAGTTCTTCAAACTCGGGTTCCCGGTCATGGTCGGCTCCATCGCCATCAGCGCGATCTATCTATGGTTCTTGTTTCTGCGATGA